Part of the Brassica oleracea var. oleracea cultivar TO1000 chromosome C8, BOL, whole genome shotgun sequence genome is shown below.
GGGAAGAAATTCGTCTCTAATTTATGTAGCTATATAGTGATGAAAAATCAGTTGCTAAAGTTGTTGCTAAAGAGCAACGGAATAAGGCGTAGCCATGCCATTGCTATAAGCTACGGAAATTATTCTCGCTAGTCTGTTGCTATTTGGCTACGGAATGGCTACAAATAAAGTTTAGCGTGAGAGCTGAGGCCAAGGATTTCATCTGTAGCCATCTGTCGCTAATCAAATTCTAGCTATAGATTCTATCCAATAGCTACAGAAAATGTGGTAGCTATTTCAAAAGATCCGTAGCTAACACAGCCGCTGAGTTGATTTGGGTCTGCTCCCTTCTTACTGAACTAGGCGTAACTCTCACCACCACACCGACAGTCTATTGTGACAATGTTGGCGCGACGTACCTTAGTGCAAACCCAGTTTTTCACTCTAAGATGAAACATCTTGCCCTTGATTTCCACTTCGTTCGCAACAATGTTCAGTCCAGTGCCTTGAGAGTCACACACGTTTCCACCAAAGATCAGTTTACCGATGCTCTAGCCAAGCCACTGCCAAGAACAAGATTCAATGGGCTAATAAAAAAGATTGGAGTGACAAAACTTTGAGGGGGTGTGTAGATGATATGTATATAAAGATATATTAGTCTTTGTATAATCCCTAGATTAGTCTTGTAATCAGTATAAATACTGTAATATGGTACTCTAATAAAGTATTCAGTTTACAATCTCTATATCTTGAATCTTAAACCAACTGTCACAAAACTTCCTACAATATATTACCAGATCATGAAACGTTTAAGCCACACAACTTTGTCTTCACAAACCCAAACAAATCTGTTTTCTTCTCCTTAGTTTCCTCTCTCCATTCTTGCATATCTCCAAACATATCTAACTTTTCTTTTCTGCGCCTTCTCTCCACAAAACTAGGCCAAAAGATTTATACAGTGTCTTACCAACTCTCAAGGCTACCATTGGTCCAAACCCAACACTTGTGATATTGTCACTTGAAAAAACAAAACAGTCGATGTATGTTTCTTGCATATGTCAATCTACTCGCTAGATAAACTTTAGAATTTTACTACAATCACATCTTATGGTTTCCCCACTAGAAAAATAACAAGCTAAAACTCATTCGAAGATTTTATCAAAAGTTTTTCTTATTAGCTAAGAGCTACTTTGGAATTTGTCGTTCTATTAAATAAAATTTACCTCATTGCTATTTACATTTTTTTTTAAATGATAGTAATAATGAACCAATCACTACTAAGACAAATAATCCAACGTTTTTCTCACTGAAATGATTTGAAGAGCAAGCCACCGTAAAAAGCCACGGGTTCCATGTCAGCGAAACCTCTCCCAAAATATCAATCAAGACTCTAAGACAAGAAAATGCACACGTCACTCTTCTTTGCGAAGGCTATATAAACCCATAGATTGGCACAATGTTCCATACAACACAAACACATACATCTACAAATTAATCATGAAGCATATTGGGCTCATATTAGTTTTTCTACTAGCTGTGGCGACTTGCAAAGCTGATGAAGAAAGTACTTGCAAAGAAACACTGTCAGCATGTGGTCATACTGATCAATTCAACAGTGGCAGTTTCGAAAAAGACTTCATCTTCGGCGTTGCATCTTCTGCTTACCAGGCATGTAACAATTCAACCATTAATTATTATTGTGTTGCCAGACTTCACATTTGACGTATATAGAAAATCATTAAAAACACTAATACGTTGCATGGCTGTTTCTTTTTATTTATTTATTTCAGATTGAAGGTGGCGTAGGTCGTGGACTTAACGTTTGGGATGGCTTCACTCACCGATATCCAAGTTTGTCGTTTGCATGGTTACATATATATAATGTCTCTTATATGTTTCTTTACACATAGTAATGTATTCATTTACTATCAGACAAATCAGGATCCGATCATGGAAATGGAGACACTACTTGTGACTCATATTCGTACTGGGAGCTAAATTACTCAATGTATACATACGAGTCATATAATATGACAGTATACTATATATATATATATATTTGTGCTAACTAATATTACTCACTGAATTATCTACCAGCTACGTGTGGATTGATATGCGATTGTATATATAAATTGCAGAAAGATATAGAGGCGCTGGTCGAACTCAATGCTACTGGCTACAGATTTTCCATTGCGTGGTCAAGAATCGTTCCAAGTATGTAAACATTATAGATCCATGTATATAATATACATCTATGTAGTTTCAAAAAGAATATATATATATATATATATATATATATATATATATATATATTTATCGTAATCTTCGATTGTGATTATTTGGAAAAGTAAATATACTGTACATTTATATGAACAGGAGGAAAGAGGAGCAGGGGAGTAAACCAAGAAGGTATTAACTACTACCGCGGACTCATAAATGGCCTCATTGAGAAGGGCATAACTCCTTTTGTTACGCTCTTTCACTGGGACCTTCCTCAAGCACTACAAGATGAGTATGAAGGTTTCTTGGACCCCCAAATAATGTATGCCGAGCTGTTTATTAAGAAAGATGACAACATATAACCATTTGTTCTATGATTAATGAAATGACAATTCTGTAATATTCGCAGAAATGATTTCAAAGATTACGCAGATCTATGTTTCTATGAATTTGGTGATAATGTAACGAACTGGATCACGATCAACCAGCTCTACACAGTGCCTACTAGAGGCTATGGATTTGGATCAGATGCACCCGGTCGATGTTCTCGAGCTCTTGACCCTACATGTTACGCCGGAAATTCTTCAACTGAACCCTATATCGTTGCACATCACCAGCTTCTGGCTCATGCCATGGTGGTCGATCTTTACAGGAAAAATTATACGGTGATTCCTTCATTAATTTGTGTAATGTGTAATCTATGATGTAATCATATCATTGTGTATATAATATCTGCATGACCACAGCATCAAGGAGGTAAGATTGGACCTGTGATGATAACTAGATGGTTTCTTCCATATGATAACAACGATCCAAAAAGCAAAGCTGCAACCGAGAGGATGAAAGAATTCTTCTTGGGATGGTATATGTTTACAAAATGAAATTATATTATTAATATTATCATATGTATATACAAACTTATGGAAAAACATCAGGTTCATGCATGGGGCCGCTAACAAATGGAACATACCCTCAAATCATGATAGACACTGTGCGTAACCGGCTTCCATCGTTCACTCCAGAAGAATCCAAACTCGTAAAGGGTTCATATGATTTTATTGGTCTCAACTATTATGTCACTCAGTATGTCCAGCCAAGTCCTAATCATCTTGATTGGGCTAATCACACTGCCATGATGGACGCAGGCGCAACGCTCACATGTACCACTCCATATAATTTCATTTATTTACAACCTTCCTTTTAAGTACTTTGTGACCATTAATTATATCATCCTTGTGTTTACAGATCGTAATATAAGTGGTCATCCCATTGGTCCACTGGTATTTATGCATATGATCCATACACCCCTATTCTTTCATTTATTTATAAGAAAAGTTCAGTTTTCTGATTTTTTTGTTTGCTTCCATTTCTAAGTTCACTGAAGACAAAGGTGACGACACCAAAAACACCTATTACTACCCAGAAGGCATTTCTTACGTAATGGAATATTTCAAAACCAAGTATTATAACCCGTTAATCTATGTAACCGAGAACGGTAAGTTCTACTACCCATCTCTAAATTCATCTATACATGTGATTTAAATTTGGTTCAAGAAATTGACACAAAATATTGTGGAATTGTTCATGAAATGACGATTTAATTAGGATTCAGTACCCCCGGTGATCAAACCCGTGAGGACGCTAAGCTCGATTGCAAGCGGATTGATTATCTCTCCAGTCATCTCTCTTTTCTCAGTAAAGTAATCAAGTGAGTTGATGCTACTCTCATTCCAGTGTTATATATTTGTACGTACGTATGACCTGTAATGATTCATTGGTCCTGCTTTCAGGGAGAAGCATGTCAACGTGAAAGGATACTTTGCGTGGTCTCTTGGGGATAATTATGAATTCTGCAAAGGATTTACCGTCAGATTCGGACTCAGTTACATTGATTGGAATAATGTCACTGATAGAGACCTCAAACAGTCTGGCAAATGGTATAAGAAGTTCATTACCACCAAGGACCTTCCCAAGAAAGATTTTCTCCGCTCCAGCCTCACCTTCGAGAAGAAGAAGAAGTTCGCAGATGCATGAAATACCCATTATGAAGATCATCTTCATGTCTCCTCATACTAGTTGCTCCATATAAGGAGCTTCTTCTACCTACTGCACTAAATAAAAATTCCCAATAAAAGAAGATGATCCATATTAATAAATACTACTTTGCATACTATGTCAGGGAATGGAGAAAAGAACCCAAACTTAATTAAAGGCTCAAACTAAAACCAAAATTGATAATTATTTATACACTAATTATTTTCGGCTAATTATTTTCGGCTGTTGCCAAAAATAACCCAAAATTTGAATTTGAATGCAAATCTAATTCTTCTATTCAATCAAACGCAAAATTAACGGAAATATAATTACACTACAAGAAAACATCAAGGATTATGAGGGAAAAAATCGTNNNNNNNNNNNNNNNNNNNNNNNNNNNNNNNNNNNNNNNNNNNNNNNNNNNNNNNNNNNNNNNNNNNNNNNNNNNNNNNNNNNNNNNNNNNNNNNNNNNNCCCTCACCCCGTAGCTGCTATGGAATCTTTGGACAGCTCGAAACAAGTTTATCTTTGAAGATAAAATCTATCAGGTGGAAGAGGTTATCTCAAAAGCAGTAGCGGATGCTCCAGCTTGGGAGATTGCTAATGCAATGAAGCTGAAGAAAAAGCAGGAAAGAATATCACCAGCAGGTACTAGACTCAATTCAACCCTTCCTGTTGGATTGATGGTGCATGGCAGGAAACATCAAGCGTAGGGGGCATGGCCTAGATTATAAAGAACGCAGATGGTGAAGTGCTATGTAGAGGCTCCTCTGCTCGCTCACACGTTTGCTCTGCATTGATGGCGGAAGCCCTGGCTTTGCGTGAAGCTCTCAGGAAGGCGAAGGAGTTAAACCTTCAGTGTCTCCAAGTGTTCTCGGACTCTCAGGTCCTTGTTTCGACCCTACGATCAGGGCTGGACATGAACGAGATTGCAGGTGTCCTACAAGACATTCAATTCCTTGCCACTCTCTTCTGTCCCCTATCTTTTATTTACATTCGGCGTTTAGAAGACTCTCAGGCTGATTCTCTAGCTAAATCAAGCATTTCTCGTTTCATTAATGTTGTATGAACTGGTTTCAATTAAGTAATGCAAGTAGTTGGTTGACAAAAAAAAAAATATTGTAAAGATGTCAACTGGACTAGATTAAAACTATGTAGCTCTAACCAGTTGGTCATTGTGTTTTTTAGACAAAAAGTCTACGTATATTAATGACACAAACTCATTAGCAATCAAAACTCAGTTACACAATCACTCACAAAAAAAAATCTAGTGTTGAATCTGAGTTTGGTGGATTCTAGTGAGATGAAAAAATTCATTGTGGGTTATTTCAAAGACGATTTTTATTAATAAATCAAGAGAAAAATTATAATGTTTATTTGAACAAGAGAGAAAAAGAAACAACACTCGGTGAGAGTGAGTCAGAAAAAATACTTTTCAGTCGGCTAGAATAAAATTAAATAGAGAAAACCTAATTCGTCACCAGTCTGTGTGGTAGTGTTTCTCTATATCTCTTCCTGATGTCTCGCCTCAACTCTTCATACCTCACCTCTCTTCTTTATATCAGGACCCCTCTCATGTTTTCCCTAAAGTCTACTTTACCTAGCAAGCTGGGCTGAGTCCGTAGGCCGAACTTAACGGGCCTAGTCCTTGAGCCGGTCTCTTGAGCATTTAGCTCTTGGGCCGAACTCTTGGATGTCGAATTCTTCGACCGAGTTCTTTTATTTGGCAGATCTTGTCGAGGGGTGTAATTCCCTCCAACATATTATAACAACACAAATTTTTGATTCAAAATTGTTTTTATCTCGAACCCAGATTATCCAACAGTCGAACATTTCTCAAACAGATTTGCGGTTCCTCTCTCCTTTTACTTACACCTAGGTCATTTCTTTTATGTTGTTATAAAAAAATTTGAGAATTCGGGTAGCGTGACCGTAGTATTTGAGTATTTGTAGCTTGATGTATGAATATTCCAAGCGAACTTGAATAACACAAAGATCACTGAAGAACTCAAAGAGAAGCGTTGATGAACCGCTAATCAAACTTTTTTGATTTTGGGTTAGGAGCTTGCTTTAGATCTTGAATTTGCTATTTAAATATAGGATTATATCAAAATAATACATCCTGATTCCCTCTCTTGTAAGTGACAAGTTTCACTATTTCGCCAATACAAAACACAAGGGTGTTTTCTTGCTTCTCTCATTTCATTTTGTTCTTCTCTTAAGTTTACACCACATCCCATTTTTGGCATTGATCGTAGCGCCACTCACGAGTTCAACAGATTCTGGCGATTCACGCACCTCCACGTCAAATTTCTGCAACAATATGGCTAGTGCCACGGTCGACTCCATTAGTGCAAACTGGTCTCCAATACAATTCCTTGGCCCTCCACCAAATGGAAAAATGCAAAGTCTGCTATGATCTGTTCTCATCATAACAACACCACACAAAGAAGGCAAGTCTTGTTAGTTGTTACAAAGCAGAAGAGAGCTAAGTGCAGAAACAGGAAATATTGTATTTGCAAGTTTTCATTTTGACCTCGTTGGGGTAAAGTGCACCAGGGCTTCTAGATGGATCAAAACCAACCCAGCCTTCAATTCTATTACTCTTCTTTGTTCTTAAGAACCTCTCAGGCTCAAACGTCATCCCAAAAGTATGGAGATCTATGGAGATTGTATACCTGAATGTTAAAAAAAAAACAGAAAATATAAACAAAAGCAGGTTCCATTGAAAGAATCATAACCGAATATAGAAAGCTACCACTTACGGATATAAAAATGTCAGTCCCTTTTGGAACTTTATGACCTTCCTTTTCACCTTTGTATCCTCCTGCAGACGAAAGAAATGGAGAATTAGAGATCGATGACCTTCCTTTTCACCTTTGTATCCTCCTGCAGACGAAAGAAATGGAGAATTAGAGATCGATGACCTTCCTTTTCACCTTTGTATCCTCCTGCAGACGAAAGAAATGGAGAATTAGAGATCGATGACCTTCCTTTTCACCTTTGTATCCTCCTGCAGACGAAAGAAATGGAGAATTAGAGATCGATGACCTTCCTTTTCACCTTTGTATCCTCCTGCAGACGAAAGAAATGGAGAATTAGAGATCGATGACCTTCCTTTTCACCTTTGTATCCTCCTGCAGACGAAAGAAATGGAGAATTAGAGATCGATGACCTTCCTTTTCACCTTTGTATGTTAATGAAAGCAACACGATACATACCAAGCAAGGTTTCTGGTTTAAGAGTGCGTCTGATGAGCAAAGGTGGCTGAGGATAAAAGACGAAGGGATTCTAAAACGATCACTCGTATGTACCTGCAGAAGCATTGAGCAAAGCAGTCAATGATCGAAAAACAAACCAAAACAAAAGATCTAAGAAGATATTATTTTTAAGATACTCTAGCTTTTCCAATGATTCATAAGTAGGTGCACCTTCACCAAAAATAATTAGTTTTAAAATAATTAAATAATTCAAAATACTATTTATAAACCAAAATACCAAAAAGTCGAATTACCAGAATAATTTTTATCCAAAAAATTTAAAATTATCTGAATTATTTAAAGTTTTATCCGAAAGAAAGTCTTATATTTAATCCAAAAACTCAAATTTTATGTTTTTAACCTAAATTAACCAAAAACCTGGAATCGAACCAAAACCAAATAGGATCCTAATTATCCTGGATATTAGTCGGTTCATAACTTTGTTACCTGAACTGAATCGAGAACCAAAAATCAAACCGGAACGTAACAATTTTTTTTAATACCGAACAGATCCTAAACTTCTAGAACCGAATAACCAAACCAGAACCGAGAACCGAGTGCAGGGCTTAATGATGAGATTTCCCAAGTCTCCCATCTTTCCGTTTCAAATGTCTTTTAAAACATTATAATTAATTGGGTTCGACTGTAACTTATTGCTGAATTAAAACAATCTTAGAAAAATAAATAAGCAAAATTTTAAGCAAACAATTAGTAGTCTAGAAGTCAAGTAGTACATCACATTGATAGCCCTCTATGTTATGATTTTTTTTCTAAAATTGTGTGGGGGTTATTGTTTTTTAGGCAAGCTTTTGGGTCTAACAAAGTGTACCCTAAATACAATCAAATGAAAAAGTAACAAAAAAACTAGTAAAATTACTACGATCCCCCTTATGACTAAACAAAAAATTTGTATTTAGTTCTACCGTTATAACCCTCTGCGTGAGAAAACTTCTTTGTAAGTTTTCTCTTACAAGATCTTTAAAATAATTTAAAAAATTATAAAAAATATTTTGATGGAGAAAGAATTGAAATCATGTAATTATAAACATTTTTAAATGATGTAAATTTACTTTTACTAAAATTGAATTGTTTTCAACATAGATGAGTGAATGTAGATTGAGTCATGTTAGTCCTTCGTTTAGGGTTTGATAACATATGTTATAGTATTATTGATATTTTAGGGTTAAATTTTGAAATCTTAACTTGAAAAAAAACAGTTAAATTTGACATACATGTGTTTAGTTTTGTGCATTTAAACACTTTAAAAGTTAAGTTTAAGTTTAATGAAGTATTGTTTCGCTATTTAGTTACTTATTTGATTTTAGGGTCTAGAATATTTCTTGGAATATCTTCTCTTAAGAAGTCTTCTGTATCGAAAATATTTAACCTAATTTAAATTTTTGTCTGTACATATAAAGAAAATTTACACAATCGTTTTCTTCCTCTCAAATGGCTGCAACAAAAATGTAATGTTTTCACTCTAAAACCCTCTAACCTCTCTATAATCTCTTTGAACATGAAAACACAAAACTTTATATCCATTTCTCATTTTTTCTCATGTTTTCTCACTAATTTATCTTGTGTTTGCAGATTTTTTATTACAAGGTTCTCATCTTTCTCTCCTTTTACAGTAGATCTATAAATTTTGAATATGTACTTTTCGTGTATTTTATATGTTAGATTCTAAAAAGTTTGACATTCAATTGACGGTTTTATTTATTATTTAAGTATAAAAAATTATTTTGAAGTTTTTCTTTGTTTTGATGTCATTTAGCGTTTTTGGATATGCAGGTTTTTTCATATCTAAATCAGTATTTGGAAGATTTCTGAAATACTTCCTCGGAAGTCTTCTAAAATATATTTTATGCCAGAAAACTTGCTTGGAAGTCTTCTAATACATTTTATGCTAGAAGACTTCCCTAGAATTTTTCTGAAACGAAAATATCTCACTTTATTGCAGTCCAAGCTTATCTATGTCAAGGAATGGTCTCAAGCTCCATTTGTAGTAGTTGTGTATATGGTATGTTTTATGATTGTTATGTGTACTCTTTTAGTTGTGAATTCTTTTGTAAACTTGAAAAGATGTTAATGAAAATAATTTGGTAAATATGTTGATGTCTACAATATTATTTTGTCTAAAGTATTTGAAATTATTGAAGTTATTGATACAACATAGCAAAAAACGTTTTAACCATTCTACCCACTTATAGCAAAACATAATAACACAATATTTTAGTCAAATTTACTAAAACTAAGAGAAAAAAATTATCAAGAAAACTTAATTTCACAAAGATCAAAAAAATACATAAGTCTCACTTAGAAGATTAAATTTAAAGTGAAAGTTGAAATTTTAAATTTTATGAAAGTTGAAAAGTATACCTTACGATCTGAGAAGACACATTAAACCACATGAATTGATATACCTGAAGTTACTTAACGCTTTTGAAAGTTAAAAAGCATATTCTTGAAGTTACTTAACACTCTTGAAAATAAAAATTTTTAAAAAATGAATGTAGAAGACT
Proteins encoded:
- the LOC106310801 gene encoding myrosinase MA1-like; this translates as MKHIGLILVFLLAVATCKADEESTCKETLSACGHTDQFNSGSFEKDFIFGVASSAYQIEGGVGRGLNVWDGFTHRYPNKSGSDHGNGDTTCDSYSYWQKDIEALVELNATGYRFSIAWSRIVPRGKRSRGVNQEGINYYRGLINGLIEKGITPFVTLFHWDLPQALQDEYEGFLDPQIINDFKDYADLCFYEFGDNVTNWITINQLYTVPTRGYGFGSDAPGRCSRALDPTCYAGNSSTEPYIVAHHQLLAHAMVVDLYRKNYTHQGGKIGPVMITRWFLPYDNNDPKSKAATERMKEFFLGWYMGPLTNGTYPQIMIDTVRNRLPSFTPEESKLVKGSYDFIGLNYYVTQYVQPSPNHLDWANHTAMMDAGATLTYRNISGHPIGPLFTEDKGDDTKNTYYYPEGISYVMEYFKTKYYNPLIYVTENGFSTPGDQTREDAKLDCKRIDYLSSHLSFLSKVIKEKHVNVKGYFAWSLGDNYEFCKGFTVRFGLSYIDWNNVTDRDLKQSGKWYKKFITTKDLPKKDFLRSSLTFEKKKKFADA